Part of the Aythya fuligula isolate bAytFul2 chromosome 11, bAytFul2.pri, whole genome shotgun sequence genome, atgcaccccaggatacgattggccctcctggctgccagggcacactgctggctcatattcaacttgctgtctatcacgacccccagatccctctcttctaggctgctctccagcgtctcatcgcccagtctgtacgtgcagccagggtttccccgtcccaggtgcaggacccggcacttgctcttataaCTCATCCTTAAATATCCCATACAACATTCTAAAAGTAGCACAAGGCCTTGTCACGTCtttcttcccccccaaaaaacctgCATCTGCTCTATGGGACACAAAACTTTTACAACTGAAAACAAGCTGATGGTTTACTCCAGtaagcagcagtatttttttccgAACATTTATGTGCCACTCTGTCTACAGTGATACTGCACCATCTTTCCTTATGGAGTTCCCAGTTTCCATCCCATTTATGATCTCTTACTGTGATACATACTCTAATAGGTTGCATGTTACAGCTTCCAATAGTTTTATAGAATTATTAGTATTGCTGTCTAGCTCTTTCAAGATCTAAGTTTGACGATTTCTCTTTATTGCTGCATCCACAAATTCTGCGGATGTGTCATCATCATAACTGATACCAGAGTTGTGCTGACATTAAAATGGATACTATATGGcaaaaatctagaaaaaagggaaagtagtagaaaaagagaagacCAAGGATATTGatgctgccttcccctccctgccaaaGTAGTTTTAGAAGTACCGTGGGTAGGGATTCAGCTTTTTTCCACCACAGCTCTTCATTTGAATTAAATCCCAACCCAAGTGATATTTCACCCCTTAAGCTGTTCTGCAGTTTATCATGAACACTGAAGATACCATAAATAACATCATTAATATACAGAATTTCTCACTCGAGACCACTTAGCATACAATGGGTAGCACAATATAGTGAGATCTTGTCTCCAGAAGACTAACTCACACACCATAATTTGTTAATCACATAGGACACTGTATTTGAAAATCCCTGTGCGTTAGCATTCTGACTAACTGCTATTACATATTAAAACTGTAGCTTATCAATTGTTCCTAGAGATAGCAATGGTTTAAGTTAacttttattaaatacaaagtATTACGTTCAAACCACTGAATATATTATATACCAGTTCCAAAACATGGTCAACATAAAGCATGTTTGAATAATAAAACGTACTGTTTTATGCATTCTGGGATGCCAACGTATTCCATGGGGATGAGTTCAGCTAGCTCTGCCAGGGTAAAGACATACCTAATTTTTTGGCTGAATTTTGAGCTGTGGAAGAACAAACGTAGGGTACAGTTACAACTTAGTGTTCACTAAACATTTAACAGTTAGACATTTAAACTTTTAAGAAATAGCTTCCATAATATTACCTGATAAAGGGTTTTGTGATAGCCAGAAGTGTTCTGATGAACCAAGAAGGATGAACTATGATTAATGACTTCAGGTTTTTCCTTAACCTGAAGGATTCAAACATTAAACATAATTACTAGAACAATAAAGGTAGCATGACAaagttcttgttttttaaacaaagggtGTTTTTGCAGTTAAAACTGTGTCCATAAATCTAGCATTGACTTTCCATTATTAGACATCACTGTCCACCAGaagaaaataccagaaaaatgCACAGCTGAAATCAGAAAGTTAATATCAGTTTGAAAACAGGTAACATCATAAAGAAGTTTCTTGGTATCTTTTTACAAGTCCATAATGAAGTGGTTAAGAAGGAACCCACCTTATCTTACTATAGTAATCTATGAATGTTCAGTGAAATTCTAGATTGTAACAGTATTCACCATTCTAACACTACTACTTTCACTACAAAAGCATGCCTGCACCATTACTCCACACTGCTTTGGAAGAGCTTTTCGATACACTAAACAATTTGCTTAACAATTCATTTTAACCAGCAAGTACCAGAGACCacattaaacagcattttttcctaagCATCACTAAATATGAATAATGTGACAAAACATTCCACAACTTCTTACCTCCTGTCAATTTGCTGGTAGCACTTCCTAAGCCAGCCTAAGCTTGGCATTTTTCTCCGTGTTGTTGCACCGTTCAGATAAACTATCATATAGTTCTCCGCTACTAGTAGCTCTAAAGTGCCAATTACATACCTGCAAAcgcaaggaaagaaaatcctcaaatgaagatttttgaattttaaagtaGTTTCTAGTACTgatcaaatataaaaaaaaaaaaaaaaaatagttgtcaGCATtgagcaacatttttttccttcctcaggaAGCAGAAAGCTGCTTCACTATTTGTTACCTTCCCCTCATCTGAAACAGAAAGCTTCAAAGATAACAGAACTTAAAAACACCCAGTTTTACAATGTGAAAGTAAGATCCTCTTCAGAGGCAGATGACTTACTTAAATAGATTGTCCATTAGGTATCTGTAGTTAGGCTGGCTGCTTTCAGGcataaagcaaacagcaaacacAACAATGGCATTTAACCCATCACCATAATaacctacaaagaaaaaaggagcagTAGTGACTAAGGTGACTATACCTTGACCACATTTACtcaaagaaaagtcaaaaacacacagtaaactttttcattctttatctTAATGAGCTTTACCAACACCCATTCTATACAGACACATTATATACATAAAGCACTTATCACCATAATGGTAAGCATCCTTTGGACTGACTTCGATGGCATGGGTAAGAACAGGTTAATCCTTTTAGTACCTCAGCACTTTTGTTTCCAGCCAATTATTAAAAAGGGCACAGGAACTTGCTTATAATTATAGAAAACCTCaaggtaatttttttcaggttcATCTACTTTTACTCAGCATGTTTAATTACAGTTCAGATAGCCTACTTTTCTTCCTACCTAAACTGCATAGACTGTCTGAAGAATCAGTAAATTGATTTTTGCCTTAGTAGACCTAAAGATAATGCTTTCAacactcttaaaaacaaaacactataaTGAACAGCTAGCCTGTTATTAGATATACTTGTGTTAGTAGCCTCATCTGATCTTGGGTACATTTTGGAACCTTAgtttaatatggaaaaaaaaaaacatcaaaacaaccgTATGACTTAATGCTACAAGTGAATAACCACGGGAGTCTTTACACTCAAAGTTCTTCCCATGCCACTGCAAATCAGCTGGAAGTAGTAGTTTCAACAGTTCTCCTCAGTATAACACTAATCCTTACCACCATGACTGATAACTTTTTTGTATGGTTCAATTGCCTTCATGTCCACCCTGTGGTCCTGTTCTCCAATCCTAAACATACGCCAACGTCGACCATcatctttctcctctgctgctgtgtattCAGTAAGTGATCCTTTTCTAATTACATCAgtagtttttggttttggaagaTCATCTGCCAAAGTCAAAACACGTTCAAAATCCACGTACAGCGGCAGTCAATAACAACACAGGTTAACCACTTTGCTATCTCATCTATTTTAAGTCAGCTGATGTGTTTGGCTGAAGAATAATAGTTCCTTCAGTCATTACAAAATAGGATCTCACTGATAACAAATTTGATCAAAATACTGTTAGTTCTGTTTTCCataaacagttttgttttgttttttatttaaatttgaatgACAAGCTTCTAGTCACGTGGGAAGCCTGCTTAATTGTCAGCTTTCAGAAGACCAACCTTAATGAATTACACCACAATAGACAAAGCGGTTAACTCAGTGATAATTACACAGGTTACCAGATCACAGATTTACGTAAAAGCGTAATTTAAGACATCGACACTATCTTGCAAGCAGACATGCAGGCAGATCTATTAGAAATTTAATTCATGTGTGCAATCAATACATGAAATTTATGCTGACAGCAATCTGTGAAAAGAATTTGCTCCGATTAACTTATGATTCTTGACTTTGTTGCATAGACCTTACCCAAAGCGAGAAAAACCTACTGCAAGTTAGTTGTCTGTTCCCAAGACAAAGCTGTTAACTGAAACTATCCTTCCAGGAAAATGAGGGCAGCAgcattaaaggaagaaaagacagaaaccCTTTTCAGccacttttaaaaacaaagcacaattATCTGGAACATTTCCTTAGCAGCACTGCAAAGATAATCCTAAGTACCAACTCTTATAATGTACCAAATCTCGTAATGTACTAAAACGAAAGTTCTTTTATACAGGTAAACCCACAGTCTGTCAAGAGAACTTCTTCTGCAACATCTTAGTTCTTTAAAGTACacatttataataatatttttcctctatttaTAAGCTACCTTGgaatgaagaacatttttccaTACTTAATACAGAGCTTCCTGTTTACTCAGGAATTTATTGTATTCACAGCATAAAGTAATTGATGTTACGTGCTTACATATCATTTTAGAAACACTAAGTCATAATGTTTATAGAAGTTAAACTCCAACTGTTTCACTAAAGCAGTAGTTCTTAGCTTACATAAAAGGTCCCAAAACATAGTTAAACTGCAGGTTTGAAACTTGTGCTTCAACTCAGGTAACCTCGAATAAAATTTGAGTCACCAGGTTTTGCCTGTAAAGACCAGATGAAGGGTCTACTCATTCCTTAAAATTAAGGTCATTCTCTTAgcacctccagcacagctaCAGCTGAAATAACTTCAGAGTCATTTCAAAATTCCCtgacacaaaataatttttttttccaccacttcCAGTCAATACAGAAAGCATTCAAACTCTAAAGGCTTCTGACCTTCCCACATTTCTATTACAGTAAAATGAGATCAGAGGTgttagtcatttttaaaaacagacctCTTTAAATACAAAGGCTTGCAGTTGACCAATTTCAGATTAGCTAATCTATAATCTGTATCCCTCTACGTCACTTATCTCCACTTAAAATAGATCTCTAATACACGTAAAACATGTATATGTTTTGCCACAGTTCTTAAAAACATATTACAATAGAGCAGAATTCTCCATAACTGAGTTTAAAAAGTGTTCAATGATATTAATTTAAGTTTATTTGAAGTTACGGTTATTATGTTCATCTATTGTTTACTAGTCATGTTCTGATTTACTCTTGAAAAATTCTTTGTCCCCATTTCTAATCTAATCACTCCCATTACTATTACAAGAGTAAAGACCAAAGGCAGTTATTTCCCATCTGAAGAACCGTAGACCTGCacataaaaaagagaaatattttacgGCATTagataaaagcaacaaaacacttACCttcccattcaaactcattGCTATTCTCTGAAGGAGTATCTAAGTCATCCAAATCAATATCTCCACTCTCATCCAAGTCAGACAAAACAGATTCCTCACTGCGATCTAAAGTTAAACTGATATCTGGTGCCATTAGTTTCTTCCTCACTTTGATTCCATTAAcctctgcatttgaaaaaaacaaataattatttttaaacccgAGCAAATTTAGACAAGCAAATTAACAAGACAGAACAGCAGAGTGCTTCCCCAGAGTGCACAATAAATTAATGCCCACCACATCAAAATATACATCTTTAgaatagaattaaaataaacaaagtgtGGCAAACAAAACTTCAGAGACTTAAGTTCAAGTTCTTAACACTTTAACCAACTTCATACACACTACAATCACAGAGGAAGACCGCCATACtaccagcagaagaaaaatctgaagagcTGCCACCACTTAAGTGACTGTTACCTATGACAGCTGTATCAAAGCTGCACCAAAGCTGCTCTAGACATTATGTCAAATGCTGCAGACAGTGCAATAAATTCACattctagcttttattttttaggtatTGGTAACATCATAACAGTCTTTGAAATAAGTAATATACACGGTGCAAAGAGCAAGAAAGTGAGGCCAATAGACAACACTAAGGGCAGAAGATTAATAGAAAACGTTAGGTAAATAACACACAGCATGCTTTTAGACAAGGCAAATACTTGCTTGATTTAGACAGCAGTtgaaagcaggaaacaaaataaacagcctGATCCAGCACTGGAAATGCCAAAGCTAAAGCAGACAGAGAAGATccaaaaaaattaagaacattAAGAGGAGCATTGGGATTATTACCCCTCTAACTTTTTGGACTGCCAACAATATTAGGAGATCACAAAGGCCTGAAATTTGGAGCAAGACTAAGGTAGGCCCTATCTGATGAAAAGTAGCTAAATAATGAACAAAGATTTTTAAGTCACTCACAGACTGAGTGGGATAATTCATTTTTGTCCAATATTACCTGGATAGCTCTGTTCGCAGATAAACATGTCATTTAGAATGCTGTTCCCTCAAGtctcactcaaaaaaaaaaaaaaatggagcttcAAAACAGCCATTTATATAGGAAGACATAACCTTTACTGCAGTGAAGTATTCTTACCAGCTTCACCTTCTGTTCCAGCTGCAGCCAACACATCTGAGTCAACAGGATCATCCTCTGGCAGGGGCCTAGTACgcaaaataaagttgttttttttttttaatgctttctagttttctgctttttgttttttttaataatcagcTAAACACCAAAAACCTAGGCCCATGCACTGCTAAAAACCCACTGTGGGATAGCATTGAGTTAAAACATACTTACTGGCAGTAAACTAAGCAccaaagcagcagaaacctCTTTTATACAATTCAAATTACCAACTGCTCACATGAGCAGTGTCAAAATACTGATTGCTATGGGTATCATCTTTAGATAACTTGCTGTATTCTTGCTTGCAAATCTCTGACATTAAATAGATCACAGACGTAGTACTCATAGGATGTCTTGGAAGTCACAAAACAGTCACAAGACCACTACGTTAGAGGAAAACACTGCAAGACTGAGTATTAATATATCAGGAAGATAGAGACAGCTTATTTTGGACATTTTGCATTTGATCtgaacttaaattaaaaaacctTGGAAAATCTTCATCTTGCCATTCTTCCTTAAACTCAACACCTTCCATTCTCCAGCCAACTTGAATTAATAATAGGTAGTCCTGATCAGCCAGAACCTTTTGTCTTCAGGAGAGTGGGCTAAAGAGCACCTGCAGGAACATAACATCATTCAAGCACTCCAGTATTtacagcacattttcttttaatcgCCACATTGAgatatgtgaaaaaaaacacaagggaaCAGtttacagtttgctttttttaagcaaaaaactGCTTATGGACTAGTATCGTCataataatttaggttggaagggtTTTCTTAAGGTCATCTAATCCATCATCCTGCTCAAGCAGAATCAACCTTTAAGTTACAACCAGCCCCCGAGCAACCTCATCTTTCATTTGGAATTACACCAGTTCACTTCGAACTGTGAGAAACCTGGCAACTCTAGGTTCTATGGGAGACATTGAATCAATATCTATTTTAAGTAAAAACTGATAGATCTAAAAtacaaggtttttgtttgtttgtttgttttaaaaagacttgaaatataaacacattctgaaatagtgttttgtttataaGAGAACTCACCCTGGGATGTGCAAGTCAAGCTGCGTTTTTTCAGGCTCACCCATCACCAGCAACAAGGAATCCCCAATAatggaacaaaataaatcatcctGCTAATACGCAAGTCCAATACAGTTCAAAATCTTGGCTGTCTTGGCTCTAAAGATTGACAGGAACAGGTAAATTTATCaatgataagaaaataagaaaaatggtaggaaaaactctaaaaaaacaagaaaccaaatactatttttaaatgcaaagacACAATCAGCACAGGACACCAGTAAGTACAAAGCTGGAATACAATCACTCTGTGAATTAAGCTagagaaagtttatttttcacacaGGTAAAAAGAAGTAAGTTGAACCTACTGTTCTGTAGAAGTATTTATTATgcaaaatctgaatttcttttctcctgacATGATTACAACCATAGACTAAGTTTAAGACCTGCAATGCTTAACACAAACTGCTTAATAAAGTtttagaagactttttttttttttattacattaccAGAGACAAAACATTAATGCCAAAAATTCATCCTATTTTACTGaggcttccttccttcccacacCCAGGAAACGAGAACACAACATCTGGAAGGTTGTAACCCAGTTCTCCTTACACAGAAGCCTTTCGTTGCTTGAGTTGCTCAGCCCCTGcgcagcccagctgctggcaggatgTGCCTTCACACACACTCTCCAAGAAGTTGTTCTCAGTAATTGTACTCCcagttcttcctctttttatttgtcTCTTTTGAATAATATGCTTTTGGGAAGACTTTCCTGCTGCTTGAATCGTGCCACTTTCCTCGCAAAATATGTCCTCTTTCATTAAGATGTGAACGTTCTCTGAATAATTTCTCCTGAGTACTAACCTGCTGAGTGtttgcaaaaatgaattttaagtaTTTGCTTGGAGATAAAATCATAGTTTCATCAGTAGGAACACGGAATTGGTAAGTAGCTCTCCATACATTTGTTTTGGGACACTGAGATGAAGCACAAGAAGTTTCACAAGATATCCCATGCGGTCAAGTTAAGAGAATGCAGTGTTTACAATCAGCATGGAACGGACCATCTGAGGCTAACACGGTTCACTGAAAAGAACTCTAAACCTAAAATAAAGTTTCAACTCATTACTTCACTCTTAAAGggcagatggaaaagaaaactgacagaaaaaagaaaccaacccCGTCACTGTGCTGGTGGCTGTAAGATGCTACTTTGGAGCGTGCCTGCACTACATTCAGACTATACAGTTCCCCCAGGAGTTTAAGAAGAGTTTTTCCCTAAGACCTGAAGTTTTATCACTACATCTTTGATTCATGCTGAACACCAAGTAATACCTGCTCATTTCAGATGTACCACGTTTCAGTGCGGAAACAATTCCTTCCTGTGTCTGTTTCATTACACTGACATACGCTTGATACACTAAGACAGGCACACAGTTTAGAAGTTACTTAGACTACCATCAAATTTTAAGATACTTTTAGAAAACACTTCCCACGTGACGAGAAGCTACTAATGAGAATTCTTTAGAGGTAGATTTAAAGCAATCATCCACTGAATACTGCATAGCATAACTGCAAACAACTTCCCAGCCGAGTTCCAAGCCCTAGATCAGAAAAGGAGGAGTTTAGGCTAATTCAGTTCCATGTCCCACTTAACAGGCAGACTAAGTAGCTGTTTTGGAAGTTTTGGCTTAAAGACTCAAGCACAAAAGCCCTTGTCAACTAGAAGAATGAGAAATTAAGGAGGAAAGGTAGTCTTCTGCTTCAGGAAAGTTGGAGAAGCGCTTTCTAGTTGGCTATTGAATTACTTTTTAACATAATATCAAtgcttacaaaacaaaaaaggagctCTCTTTCTGCTTGTACAAAGTAAAGCAGAGTTTAGGACAGTATTCCTATAGCTCCCGTGGCAGCACCGACTTCTCTTTTTTAATCTAAAGGTTAGGTTTGAGAAGTGCCACACTAATAATGCAAGTCTGCATTAGTCACGTAGAAGAAAATGAGTTAATTTCTGCCTGGTCCTAGAGCCCTTCACAGCTAATTCAATGCCACGGTTCCTCAACAGCAAACCTGTCATTTTACACTGCACTTAACTTAAAGAGGTATCCAAAGGCCGGAAACTTCACCAGAGGCCATCCGGATGCAGGACTGCCACgcagctctgctcccttcctgcagccacGAGACTTTGGTGATCACCAATGCCTTTCATACTTGCAAGCATCTCACCAGGTAAGCTACAGCGTCACTCACGGAACCACAACATAACCACAAAGGAACACAACACTGAAGTCgtttctcctctgctgcagctaACAAAAAGGATTTCCGTTTCCCGACCACCAGATTAACCCCGTGTTGGCTTTCCATGGGGGCGCATTACTGCTGGCACCAGAAGCCAAGCTGCGTTCTCGTCTTTTTTCCTGGAAGGGGATTTAGCTCCCAAAGCCGTCGCTAACACCCAGGTGGCTGAGCTGGGGTGTGGGCAAACACCAGCTGTAGTGGTGGTGAGAAGGCTACGGACCTGCAAAGCAGATCAGAGAGCGGCAGGCTAACAGGCGCTCTGAGCAGCCTCTGGTACTCAGGAATAAGAGAGATGACAGAATGCGTGGATTCATTTCTGATTAAGGCCTTCTGCaagtgttattattattttttttaattttcatcctTGAATTCACGGGACGATACACGGTAAGGAGACAAGCACTGATGCAGCCCCATCTCCTCACCCAGCAGCGCCCCGTACCCAGCCCTCGGCTGGCACCGCGGCACTGGGGGCAGGACTCACACAGAGGCTGCCTTACACCGCGGGACAGGCGCGGCGGCCCGACCCGCACGGAGCCCGCACGGAGCCCGCAGCCTCCCCGCGCCCAGCCCCGTCGCCGCCCCGCCGGCCCGCAGCACCCTCACAGCGCTCAGCCCACGGTGAGGGCCGTGCCCGGGCACCCGTCGGCCCCGGGGAGCCGCGCCCACAGCGCCCGCCTGCCCTCGGGCCCTACCGAGCGGGAAAGCCCCGGCCCAGCCCcggcccagccccggccccggccccccgccccgccccgcgccgcacCTGCCGggaggggccgggccgggccgggccgtgccggggccgCCGCGCCGAGGTCCCGCTGCGCTGCGCGCCGCCCCGCGCGGCCCCGGAAGCGCCCCCAGCGCCCGGCTCACGTGACCGCCGCCGCACATGCGTGCGGGGCGAGCCCGCCCTCCGGCGCTCGGCGCGTGCGCGCTCGGGGGGCGGGGCTCGGGGGCtcggggggcggggcctggcgGGAGGCCGTTGGTGGCCGTTGGCGGCGCGAGGCTCCTGTGAGGGCTGTGAGGGCGGCGGCCGATGGTGGCCGTTCCCTTCCCTCAACACCAGTTAATCCCTACAGCCGTACAGCTCACGGCACACGAATATACACGTTTATAGCGCAGGTTCAATCATCCAGCCACACGCACAACTAGCAGCTTGCCACTGACACGTCGCTACAGTCAGAGAGGGCCACTGCCTTAATGCTTGGCCCTCACAGCCAATGCCTTGCCCGACGGTGAAAGAAGCAACAAGAGCAACAGTGTTTTATTGTAGGGTGCAGAAGGAACTTTTAATAAACGCGACATGTGGAGAAGAGTAAAAACATTATATAAGGGTgcatgcagaaaatgaagaaaaagataagaaaggaaaatatttctaaaaaagaatagaaagcAGAGGaccctcccttccccccagcAAAGATAAAATCTAAGGAtaacaagaaataaagcaattaagGTAAATTggttagaatatttttaaggacTTAGTATAATTCACAGCAAACAGCCAGAGGCATGCAGGCATTATTGTAACATAAATTTATCAGCTAATAGTTAGGAATACAAAGCAAGAGCTAGCTTAAATATAAATGAGTATGTAACTACTGGTATGAGAAATATAGTAAAACTGTAATGGGAAACAGCAAAAggtaaacaatattttattcttctacCTCTTTTATGTCCCCTTTTTGCATTTATGGAAGTAACTGCCACAGAAGATGACCAAGCAGCATTATTCAGTGCTTAAGGAtgttacatttttctgtctgttcctGGCTGCAAACTTATTACTAGTGTACCTACTTTGAGTATCCCATGGCCATAGCATCCTGGTTTTTACTAGCACAGATTTGAGTACAGGAATTTCATGAACAGCTTGTGCTTAAGACTGAATGGCTAGAGATCTCAGTCTGCTGAGCTGGACTGTTCATGAACAGTTGGAACTACTCCAGCCTGAGCTGGGTTTAACTGAGCTCTGAAGA contains:
- the BNIP2 gene encoding BCL2/adenovirus E1B 19 kDa protein-interacting protein 2 isoform X2, producing MEGVEFKEEWQDEDFPRPLPEDDPVDSDVLAAAGTEGEAEVNGIKVRKKLMAPDISLTLDRSEESVLSDLDESGDIDLDDLDTPSENSNEFEWEDDLPKPKTTDVIRKGSLTEYTAAEEKDDGRRWRMFRIGEQDHRVDMKAIEPYKKVISHGGYYGDGLNAIVVFAVCFMPESSQPNYRYLMDNLFKYVIGTLELLVAENYMIVYLNGATTRRKMPSLGWLRKCYQQIDRRLRKNLKSLIIVHPSWFIRTLLAITKPFISSKFSQKIRYVFTLAELAELIPMEYVGIPECIKQVDQELNGKQEQKSEQ
- the BNIP2 gene encoding BCL2/adenovirus E1B 19 kDa protein-interacting protein 2 isoform X1: MEGVEFKEEWQDEDFPRPLPEDDPVDSDVLAAAGTEGEAEVNGIKVRKKLMAPDISLTLDRSEESVLSDLDESGDIDLDDLDTPSENSNEFEWEDDLPKPKTTDVIRKGSLTEYTAAEEKDDGRRWRMFRIGEQDHRVDMKAIEPYKKVISHGGYYGDGLNAIVVFAVCFMPESSQPNYRYLMDNLFKYVIGTLELLVAENYMIVYLNGATTRRKMPSLGWLRKCYQQIDRRLRKNLKSLIIVHPSWFIRTLLAITKPFISSKFSQKIRYVFTLAELAELIPMEYVGIPECIKQYEEEKFRKKQKRVDQELNGKQEQKSEQ
- the BNIP2 gene encoding BCL2/adenovirus E1B 19 kDa protein-interacting protein 2 isoform X3; protein product: MAPDISLTLDRSEESVLSDLDESGDIDLDDLDTPSENSNEFEWEDDLPKPKTTDVIRKGSLTEYTAAEEKDDGRRWRMFRIGEQDHRVDMKAIEPYKKVISHGGYYGDGLNAIVVFAVCFMPESSQPNYRYLMDNLFKYVIGTLELLVAENYMIVYLNGATTRRKMPSLGWLRKCYQQIDRRLRKNLKSLIIVHPSWFIRTLLAITKPFISSKFSQKIRYVFTLAELAELIPMEYVGIPECIKQYEEEKFRKKQKRVDQELNGKQEQKSEQ